Proteins co-encoded in one Vibrio fortis genomic window:
- the zapG gene encoding Z-ring associated protein ZapG — MPWMYAVGGLLIGLILGVAISRLTTPEYKKQKNVQKELDTAKFALEQQRQELADHFAKTAEMLDTLGKDYTKLYQHMEKTSAELIPNLPEQDNPFVKTAAAHSDKSSDKADNKVSAIDEQPKDYANGATGLFNDEKKEVIEAPEVVTAKAS; from the coding sequence ATGCCTTGGATGTATGCCGTTGGCGGTTTACTAATCGGACTTATCTTAGGAGTTGCTATTTCTCGCCTCACGACTCCTGAGTACAAGAAGCAAAAGAATGTTCAAAAAGAATTAGACACAGCAAAGTTTGCACTAGAACAGCAACGCCAAGAGCTTGCCGATCACTTTGCTAAAACAGCTGAAATGTTGGATACCTTAGGTAAGGACTACACCAAGCTTTACCAACACATGGAAAAGACCAGCGCTGAGTTAATCCCTAACTTGCCAGAGCAGGACAATCCATTTGTGAAAACGGCTGCAGCACACTCAGATAAGTCATCTGATAAAGCAGACAACAAAGTATCAGCCATTGATGAACAACCAAAAGATTACGCCAATGGCGCGACCGGTTTGTTCAACGATGAGAAGAAAGAGGTCATTGAAGCACCAGAGGTTGTAACGGCGAAAGCGTCTTAA
- the zapE gene encoding cell division protein ZapE, with the protein MNPVKKYEQDIKEHGFQRDPAQEQAVQALDQLFHQFQEYQNAPVPQLTRFQKLMGKKPQLPTPPKGLYFWGGVGRGKTYLMDTFCDALPTSRKMRVHFHRFMYRVHDELKALGEVSDPLPLVADKFKQEADIICFDEFFVSDITDAMILGTLFQELFARNVILVATSNIPPEDLYRNGLQRARFLPAIKLIQDNCRILNVDSGVDYRLRTLEQAEIYHYPLDAQADVNLRTYYQQLVGEGKEVLTQIEVNHRQLDVVEASDGVLHGTFAQLCQSARSQNDYIELSKIYHTVLLAEVKQMNATSDDAARRFIALVDEFYERNVKLIISAEVALEELYTHGQLEFEFKRCQSRLIEMQSHDYLAKEHLS; encoded by the coding sequence ATGAATCCCGTTAAAAAATACGAACAAGATATAAAAGAACATGGATTTCAAAGAGATCCAGCCCAAGAGCAAGCCGTACAAGCACTAGACCAATTGTTCCACCAATTCCAAGAATACCAAAATGCGCCTGTGCCACAGCTGACGCGTTTTCAAAAGTTAATGGGTAAGAAGCCACAACTGCCGACGCCACCAAAAGGGCTCTATTTTTGGGGAGGAGTAGGGCGAGGTAAAACTTACCTAATGGATACTTTCTGTGATGCCTTGCCTACATCAAGAAAAATGCGTGTCCACTTTCACCGCTTTATGTATCGCGTTCATGATGAATTGAAAGCGCTGGGCGAAGTGAGCGATCCTTTGCCGTTAGTGGCAGATAAGTTTAAGCAAGAAGCGGATATCATCTGTTTTGATGAGTTTTTTGTTTCCGATATTACCGATGCGATGATTCTGGGTACTCTGTTCCAAGAGCTGTTCGCTCGCAACGTTATTTTGGTCGCGACTTCGAACATTCCACCTGAAGACCTATATCGAAATGGCCTGCAACGTGCGCGCTTTCTTCCTGCGATTAAGCTCATTCAAGACAACTGTCGAATTCTCAATGTAGACAGCGGTGTCGATTACCGACTGCGAACCTTGGAACAAGCAGAGATCTATCACTATCCACTAGACGCACAAGCGGATGTGAATTTGCGAACTTATTACCAACAGTTGGTTGGTGAGGGTAAAGAGGTGCTAACTCAAATTGAGGTTAACCATCGTCAACTGGATGTGGTTGAAGCGAGTGATGGCGTTTTGCATGGTACTTTTGCTCAGCTTTGCCAATCTGCGCGCAGCCAAAATGACTATATTGAGCTATCTAAGATCTATCACACGGTATTGTTGGCTGAAGTGAAGCAGATGAATGCCACCTCTGATGACGCCGCAAGACGCTTTATTGCTCTCGTGGATGAGTTTTATGAGCGTAATGTAAAACTGATTATTTCTGCCGAAGTTGCGCTAGAAGAACTCTACACTCATGGTCAATTAGAGTTCGAATTTAAACGCTGTCAGTCACGTTTAATTGAAATGCAGAGCCATGATTATCTAGCAAAAGAGCACCTAAGTTAG
- the rplM gene encoding 50S ribosomal protein L13, translating to MKTFVAKPETVKRDWYVVDAEGKTLGRLASEIASRLRGKHKAEYTPHVDTGDYIIVVNAEKVTVTGNKAKGKVYYRHSEFPGGLKSITFEKLIDRKPEMALELAVKGMLPRGPLGRAMYRKLKVYAGAEHNHVAQQPQVLDI from the coding sequence ATGAAAACTTTCGTTGCTAAACCAGAAACTGTAAAACGCGACTGGTACGTTGTAGACGCTGAAGGTAAAACTCTAGGTCGTCTTGCAAGTGAAATCGCTTCTCGCCTACGCGGTAAGCACAAAGCTGAATACACTCCTCACGTAGACACTGGTGATTACATCATCGTTGTTAACGCTGAGAAAGTTACTGTAACTGGTAACAAGGCTAAGGGTAAGGTTTACTACCGTCACTCTGAGTTCCCTGGTGGTCTTAAGTCTATCACTTTTGAAAAGCTGATCGACCGTAAGCCAGAGATGGCTCTTGAACTAGCTGTTAAAGGTATGCTTCCACGTGGTCCTCTAGGCCGCGCTATGTACCGTAAGCTAAAAGTATACGCTGGTGCTGAGCACAACCATGTTGCTCAACAACCACAAGTACTAGACATCTAA
- the rpsI gene encoding 30S ribosomal protein S9: MAENQYYGTGRRKSSAARVFIKPGSGEIVINKRSLDVYFGRPTSRMVVKQPLELVELTEKLDLYITVSGGGISGQAGAIRHGITRALMEYDETLRPALRAAGYVTRDARCVERKKVGLRKARRKPQFSKR, encoded by the coding sequence ATGGCAGAGAATCAATACTACGGCACTGGTCGTCGCAAAAGCTCAGCAGCTCGTGTTTTCATCAAACCAGGTTCTGGTGAGATCGTAATCAACAAGCGTAGCCTTGATGTTTACTTCGGTCGTCCAACTTCTCGCATGGTTGTTAAGCAACCTCTTGAGCTAGTTGAACTAACTGAGAAACTTGACCTATACATCACTGTTTCTGGTGGTGGTATTTCTGGTCAAGCTGGCGCAATCCGCCACGGTATCACTCGCGCTCTTATGGAGTACGATGAAACTCTACGTCCTGCTCTACGTGCAGCTGGCTACGTTACTCGTGACGCTCGTTGCGTTGAACGTAAGAAAGTTGGTCTACGTAAAGCACGTCGTAAACCTCAATTCTCTAAGCGTTAA
- the petA gene encoding ubiquinol-cytochrome c reductase iron-sulfur subunit yields MSNAPLNNGRRRFLTATTAVVGGLGAAAVAVPFIKSWNPSAKAKAAGAPVEVEVSKLEAGQMVRVEWQGKPVWVVRRAESVLENLKTIGGQLRDPQSEAEQQPEYAQNEFRSIKPEFFVAVGFCTHLGCSPTYLPDSFAEQVQGVKSGFFCPCHGSKFDMAGRVFQGVPAPLNLVVPKHMYLSDTKILIGIDEGDA; encoded by the coding sequence ATGAGCAACGCGCCTTTAAATAACGGTCGCAGGCGTTTCCTAACCGCAACAACAGCCGTTGTTGGTGGTTTAGGGGCTGCTGCTGTAGCCGTGCCTTTTATTAAATCATGGAATCCGAGTGCCAAAGCGAAAGCTGCTGGTGCGCCGGTGGAAGTGGAAGTCAGTAAATTAGAAGCTGGCCAAATGGTTCGTGTCGAATGGCAAGGTAAGCCTGTATGGGTTGTACGCCGTGCTGAGTCGGTACTAGAAAACTTGAAAACCATTGGTGGTCAACTTCGAGATCCTCAATCGGAAGCTGAACAACAACCTGAATACGCTCAAAATGAGTTCCGTTCAATTAAGCCGGAATTCTTTGTTGCGGTTGGTTTCTGTACTCACCTAGGTTGTTCTCCAACTTACCTACCTGATTCTTTTGCAGAACAAGTACAAGGTGTTAAGTCTGGTTTCTTCTGTCCATGTCATGGTTCAAAATTTGATATGGCTGGTCGAGTATTCCAAGGCGTACCTGCACCGCTAAACCTTGTTGTGCCAAAGCATATGTATTTAAGTGACACCAAGATCCTGATCGGTATTGACGAGGGAGATGCATAA
- a CDS encoding cytochrome b yields the protein MQGLLDWVEKRIPAMNAYKKHLSEYPMPKNFNFWYLFGSLAMLVLVNQILTGIWLTMNYVPSGEGAFASVEYIMRDVEYGWLLRYMHSTGASAFFVVVYLHMFRGLIYGSYQKPRELLWIFGMLIFLVLMAEAFMGYLLPWGQMSYWGAQVIISLFGAIPVIGDDLTLWIRGDYIISGATLNRFFALHVIALPIVLLLLIVLHVLALHEVGSNNPDGIETKLPKGTMGDDYKTQFPFHKDYTKKYDIIDSIPFHPYGTVKDMVGVAGFLFFFCYVLFFNPEMGGFFLEPPNFEAANPLKTPEHIAPVWYFTPFYAILRAVPDKLLGVVAMGASIVVLFLLPWFDRCKVRSYRYRSKLHLINIIQFTISFIALGILGALPATPTYTVLAQIFSLGYFMFFVLLWFYSKNEATKPLPERVTFK from the coding sequence ATGCAAGGACTACTAGATTGGGTAGAGAAACGTATACCCGCGATGAATGCTTATAAAAAGCACTTGTCTGAATACCCAATGCCTAAGAACTTTAACTTTTGGTACCTTTTTGGTTCTTTAGCAATGTTAGTTTTAGTTAACCAGATCCTTACAGGTATTTGGCTAACAATGAACTACGTACCATCTGGTGAAGGTGCGTTCGCTTCTGTTGAATACATCATGCGTGATGTTGAATACGGCTGGCTACTGCGTTATATGCACTCAACAGGCGCATCTGCGTTCTTCGTTGTTGTTTACCTGCATATGTTCCGTGGTCTGATTTACGGCTCTTACCAAAAGCCTCGTGAGCTACTTTGGATCTTCGGTATGTTGATCTTCCTAGTGCTAATGGCTGAAGCTTTCATGGGTTACCTACTACCATGGGGTCAAATGTCATACTGGGGTGCTCAGGTAATCATTTCTCTGTTTGGTGCGATCCCTGTTATCGGTGATGACCTAACGCTTTGGATCCGTGGTGACTACATCATCTCTGGTGCAACGCTAAACCGTTTCTTCGCACTGCACGTTATCGCTCTACCAATCGTACTTCTGCTGCTTATCGTACTTCACGTACTAGCACTGCACGAAGTAGGTTCGAACAACCCAGACGGTATCGAGACTAAGCTTCCTAAAGGCACAATGGGCGACGACTACAAAACTCAGTTCCCATTCCACAAGGATTACACTAAGAAATACGACATCATTGACTCTATTCCTTTCCACCCATACGGGACTGTGAAAGATATGGTTGGTGTAGCTGGTTTCCTATTCTTCTTCTGTTATGTGCTGTTCTTTAACCCAGAGATGGGTGGATTCTTCCTTGAGCCGCCAAACTTTGAAGCTGCGAACCCACTGAAGACACCAGAGCACATCGCTCCTGTATGGTACTTCACACCGTTCTACGCAATCCTACGTGCGGTTCCTGATAAGCTGCTAGGTGTTGTAGCAATGGGCGCATCTATTGTTGTGCTATTCCTACTACCATGGTTCGACCGTTGTAAAGTACGTTCGTACCGTTACCGTAGCAAACTGCATTTGATTAACATCATCCAATTCACAATAAGCTTTATTGCGCTTGGTATTCTTGGTGCGCTTCCAGCAACACCAACGTACACAGTACTAGCACAGATCTTTAGCTTAGGTTACTTCATGTTCTTCGTACTACTGTGGTTCTACAGTAAGAATGAAGCGACGAAACCATTACCAGAAAGGGTGACATTCAAATGA
- a CDS encoding cytochrome c1: MKKWIVILFAMLPSLAMAAGANVPLDKANNDLTDQASLQNGAKLFMNYCFGCHSTQYQRYERVANDLEIPVDLMKENLVFDPEAKIGDLMVNAMPAKQAANWFGAPPPDLTLVARVRGADWLYTYLRTFYEDPSRPFGVNNIVFPSVGMPHVLEELQGIPTPIYETHIVDGEEVEVVVGTETDGSGELSAGEYDEAVRDLVNFLVYSGDPVQLERHALGWWVMAFLVLFTIVVILLKKEYWRDVH, encoded by the coding sequence ATGAAAAAATGGATTGTAATTTTATTTGCTATGTTGCCGTCATTAGCTATGGCAGCGGGCGCAAATGTTCCGCTAGACAAAGCGAACAATGATTTAACGGACCAAGCTTCACTGCAAAACGGTGCTAAGCTGTTCATGAACTACTGTTTTGGCTGTCACTCTACGCAGTACCAGCGTTATGAGCGAGTTGCTAACGACCTTGAGATCCCAGTGGATCTAATGAAAGAGAACCTAGTCTTCGACCCTGAAGCGAAGATTGGTGACCTAATGGTTAATGCAATGCCTGCGAAGCAAGCGGCGAACTGGTTCGGTGCTCCGCCACCGGATCTAACGCTAGTTGCTCGTGTTCGTGGCGCAGACTGGCTATACACTTACCTTCGTACTTTCTACGAAGACCCATCTCGTCCATTTGGCGTAAACAACATTGTTTTCCCAAGTGTTGGTATGCCACATGTGCTTGAAGAGCTACAAGGTATCCCAACGCCAATCTACGAAACTCATATCGTAGATGGTGAAGAGGTAGAAGTGGTTGTAGGTACTGAAACTGACGGTTCTGGTGAGCTAAGTGCAGGTGAGTACGACGAAGCTGTACGTGATTTGGTTAACTTCCTAGTTTACTCTGGCGACCCAGTTCAACTTGAGCGTCACGCTCTAGGTTGGTGGGTAATGGCCTTCTTAGTATTGTTCACTATCGTTGTGATTCTACTGAAGAAAGAGTATTGGCGTGATGTGCACTAA
- the sspA gene encoding stringent starvation protein SspA — protein MAVAANKRSVMTLFSSASDMYSHQVRIVLAEKGVSVEVELVDENNLPAELVELNPYKSVPTLVDRELALYDSKIIMEYLDERFPHPPLMPVYPVARGNSRLMMYRIERNWYSVAEKIVKGNAEESEAARTKLRNDLLTLAPIFAEYEYFMSEEFSLIDCYLAPLLWRLPELGIELIGPGSKELKVYMNRVFERDSFLASLTEAEREMRLAR, from the coding sequence ATGGCTGTAGCTGCCAATAAACGTTCTGTGATGACTCTTTTCTCAAGTGCTTCTGATATGTATAGCCATCAGGTGCGCATTGTTCTTGCTGAAAAAGGCGTAAGTGTTGAAGTTGAGTTGGTTGATGAAAATAATCTTCCAGCAGAGCTTGTTGAACTGAACCCGTACAAATCAGTACCCACTCTAGTTGATCGCGAGTTGGCTCTATACGACTCAAAAATCATCATGGAATACCTTGATGAGCGTTTCCCTCATCCACCATTGATGCCTGTTTACCCTGTTGCTCGTGGTAACAGCCGTCTAATGATGTACCGTATTGAACGTAACTGGTACTCAGTTGCTGAGAAGATTGTAAAAGGCAACGCAGAAGAGTCTGAAGCGGCACGTACTAAACTGCGCAATGACCTACTGACTCTAGCTCCTATCTTCGCAGAGTACGAATACTTCATGAGCGAAGAATTCAGCTTAATCGATTGTTACCTTGCTCCGCTACTATGGCGTCTTCCTGAGCTAGGTATCGAGCTAATTGGCCCAGGTTCTAAAGAACTGAAAGTTTACATGAACCGTGTATTTGAGCGTGATTCATTCCTAGCTTCTCTAACAGAAGCTGAGCGCGAGATGCGTCTGGCTCGTTAA
- the sspB gene encoding ClpXP protease specificity-enhancing factor, translating into MTPRRPYMLRAFYDWLVDNELTPHLVVEATLPGVRVPEEFIQDGQIILNIAPRAVGNLELGNEAVTFSARFSGRPHSVIVPLYAVQAIYARENGAGTMFEPEEAYMDVLEEGIEEGPFEAPEKGPSLSVATAEVEVDAEDSDPEPEPPRPTKGRPSLRIIK; encoded by the coding sequence ATGACGCCACGCCGTCCATATATGCTACGCGCATTTTATGATTGGCTGGTTGATAACGAACTCACACCACACCTAGTTGTTGAAGCAACACTACCGGGTGTTCGTGTACCAGAAGAGTTTATTCAAGATGGTCAAATCATCTTGAATATTGCTCCTCGTGCTGTCGGTAATCTTGAACTTGGCAATGAAGCGGTAACATTCAGTGCACGCTTTAGTGGACGTCCACACTCAGTGATCGTGCCACTTTATGCTGTTCAAGCGATCTACGCGCGTGAGAATGGTGCCGGTACTATGTTTGAGCCTGAAGAGGCTTACATGGACGTGCTTGAGGAAGGTATTGAAGAAGGGCCATTTGAGGCTCCAGAAAAAGGTCCTTCATTAAGTGTTGCTACGGCGGAAGTTGAAGTTGATGCAGAAGACTCAGACCCTGAGCCTGAACCACCACGCCCAACTAAAGGTCGCCCGAGCCTTCGTATTATCAAGTAA
- a CDS encoding IS3 family transposase (programmed frameshift): MKSVTRRTQCDYSLAFKLDVVDQVERGELTYKQAQDKYGIQGCSTVLVWLRKHGRLDWSGGTPRFLKKGLPMSEFNSPPTPEQRIKELEKQLEDTKLRADFFEEVVKVMERDHGVRVVKKHRGGVVQEQNIAQLTVTRFCQIINISRQAYYKQCLIDDRGKQRDKALLSFVRETRIKQARIGTRKLKYMMEKTGMKVGRDYLFSLLKHHRLLVKVKRAYHRTTDSHHRFYCHPNKIKDGFKPERPEQLWVADITYLPTYEGNSYVSLITDAYSRKIVGYSVDDNMQTKAVKQAFIRALRERRNQDTLIHHSDRGSQYCSKEYQDLHSRHKVVCSMTDGYDCYQNALAERVNGILKMEYLLKKPKDVAQARKMVAESVEIYNQMRPHTALKYKTPDEVHRAF; encoded by the exons ATGAAATCAGTAACTAGACGAACTCAATGTGATTACTCCCTCGCTTTTAAATTGGATGTTGTTGACCAAGTCGAGCGAGGTGAACTGACTTATAAACAGGCACAAGACAAATACGGAATACAAGGTTGTTCTACAGTATTAGTGTGGCTCCGAAAGCACGGCCGACTCGATTGGTCTGGAGGCACACCTCGATTCCTGAAGAAAGGTTTACCTATGTCTGAATTCAATTCACCACCCACGCCAGAGCAACGTATCAAAGAGCTAGAAAAGCAACTTGAAGATACCAAACTGAGAGCCGACTTCTTTGAAGAAGTAGTAAAAGTTATGGAGCGAGACCATGGTGTCCGTGTTGTAAAAAAGCACAGAGGTG GCGTCGTCCAAGAGCAAAACATAGCTCAGCTCACGGTGACTAGATTTTGCCAAATCATCAACATCTCTAGGCAAGCGTACTACAAACAATGCCTTATTGACGATCGTGGTAAACAGCGTGACAAAGCTCTTCTGAGCTTTGTCCGTGAAACTCGCATCAAACAAGCTCGAATAGGAACGAGAAAGCTTAAATACATGATGGAAAAAACTGGAATGAAAGTAGGTCGGGACTATCTATTTTCTCTGCTTAAACATCATCGGCTGCTTGTGAAGGTTAAACGTGCTTACCATCGAACAACGGATAGCCATCATAGGTTTTACTGTCACCCAAATAAAATAAAGGATGGCTTTAAGCCCGAAAGACCGGAGCAGTTGTGGGTTGCTGATATTACTTACCTTCCGACCTATGAAGGAAACAGTTACGTCAGTCTTATCACTGATGCCTATTCCAGAAAGATCGTCGGATACAGTGTGGATGACAACATGCAGACGAAGGCTGTAAAACAAGCTTTTATAAGAGCTTTGAGAGAACGTCGAAATCAGGACACCCTAATCCATCACTCAGATAGAGGCTCACAGTACTGTTCAAAGGAGTACCAAGACCTACACTCTAGGCACAAGGTCGTGTGTTCCATGACGGATGGATATGACTGCTATCAAAATGCGTTGGCAGAAAGAGTAAATGGTATTTTGAAAATGGAATACTTGTTGAAGAAACCTAAAGATGTTGCTCAGGCGAGAAAAATGGTCGCCGAGTCAGTAGAAATCTATAATCAAATGAGGCCACATACGGCCTTAAAATACAAAACGCCCGATGAAGTACATCGAGCGTTTTGA
- a CDS encoding BON domain-containing protein, with protein MKFSIVKLLSVSLLTLSLSGCAGLFIAGAATTANLVTDTRTTKEIWNDNNIEFEVAAITNKAPYRGNVRVTASSYRGTVVLMGQASTDAERRSFESEARKVAGVNNVHNQVRVKAPLSVSEISKDSWITTKVKSALLANAELNGIKVKVITEDSEVFLLGLVTREHADIATDVARNISGVKQVIRAFEYGDEATVKAEAAAETEAETVVN; from the coding sequence ATGAAGTTTTCTATTGTTAAGTTGCTCAGCGTTTCACTGCTGACACTGTCATTATCAGGGTGTGCCGGACTGTTCATTGCAGGCGCTGCAACGACAGCCAACCTAGTGACTGACACTCGTACCACCAAAGAGATTTGGAACGACAATAACATTGAGTTCGAAGTCGCTGCTATTACCAACAAAGCACCTTACCGAGGTAACGTTCGAGTAACGGCTAGCTCTTACCGTGGCACCGTGGTTTTGATGGGCCAAGCATCAACTGACGCAGAGCGTCGTTCATTTGAAAGTGAAGCCAGAAAAGTGGCTGGTGTGAACAATGTTCATAACCAGGTACGCGTCAAAGCACCTTTAAGCGTAAGCGAGATAAGTAAAGACAGCTGGATCACGACAAAAGTGAAATCAGCGCTATTGGCAAATGCTGAACTAAACGGCATCAAGGTTAAAGTGATTACCGAAGATAGCGAGGTATTCCTACTTGGTCTTGTGACTCGAGAGCATGCAGATATTGCAACCGATGTCGCTCGTAATATCTCAGGGGTGAAACAAGTTATTCGAGCATTTGAATATGGTGACGAAGCCACAGTGAAGGCTGAAGCGGCGGCGGAAACTGAAGCAGAAACTGTCGTTAACTAG
- a CDS encoding phosphoheptose isomerase, whose amino-acid sequence MLDSIKESFTESIQIQIAAAEALPDAITHAAQAMVATLLNGNKILCCGNGGSASNAQQFVSCLLNRFETERPSLPAMALTADNTTLTAVANDYHYEEIFSKQVRAFGQTGDILLAISTSGNSKNIIKAMEAAVTRDMTIIAFTGKDGGEMAGLLGEHDVEIRIPSHRTARIHEVHMVTLHCLCDLIDQVLFPAHEE is encoded by the coding sequence ATGCTAGATAGCATCAAAGAAAGTTTTACAGAAAGTATTCAAATTCAAATTGCAGCAGCAGAAGCTCTGCCAGATGCTATTACCCATGCTGCGCAAGCCATGGTCGCAACCTTGCTTAATGGTAACAAGATTCTATGTTGTGGTAACGGTGGCTCTGCTTCAAATGCACAACAGTTTGTCTCTTGCTTACTTAACCGCTTTGAGACCGAGCGCCCTAGCCTTCCAGCGATGGCGCTGACCGCCGACAACACCACACTAACAGCCGTTGCAAATGACTACCACTACGAAGAAATCTTCTCTAAACAGGTACGCGCTTTTGGTCAAACAGGCGATATCCTTTTAGCCATTTCAACCAGCGGTAACAGCAAAAACATCATCAAAGCGATGGAAGCTGCGGTAACTCGTGATATGACCATCATCGCTTTTACTGGTAAAGATGGTGGTGAAATGGCTGGCCTTCTAGGTGAGCACGATGTAGAGATTCGCATCCCATCACACCGCACCGCTCGTATCCATGAAGTTCATATGGTCACGCTGCATTGCCTATGTGATCTGATTGACCAAGTTCTATTCCCAGCTCATGAGGAGTAA
- a CDS encoding YraN family protein gives MGLFSRTKLIQKLNAHRQVGDKYERVAKEHLEGHGLSLIEQNFVAKCGEIDLIMHHNQTIVFVEVKYRKQTRYGHAAEMVTASKAKKLINTANLWLMKQGMSVHSTNFRFDVVAIEGPSEQINWIENAITQG, from the coding sequence ATGGGGCTATTTAGCCGAACCAAGCTGATACAAAAACTGAACGCCCACAGACAAGTGGGCGATAAATACGAACGCGTGGCCAAAGAGCACCTCGAAGGCCACGGACTCTCTTTAATAGAGCAAAACTTCGTAGCAAAATGTGGTGAAATTGATCTTATAATGCACCACAACCAGACAATTGTGTTTGTTGAGGTCAAATACCGAAAACAAACACGTTATGGGCATGCAGCAGAAATGGTCACCGCCAGTAAGGCGAAAAAACTGATCAACACCGCCAATCTATGGCTGATGAAGCAAGGCATGTCGGTACACTCGACTAACTTCCGGTTTGATGTTGTGGCTATTGAAGGGCCAAGCGAGCAGATCAACTGGATAGAAAATGCAATTACCCAAGGATAA